One segment of Paenibacillus sp. FSL R7-0337 DNA contains the following:
- a CDS encoding ATP-binding cassette domain-containing protein, whose protein sequence is MIRAHNISLSVREGQHRRTVLQGINIHIEPGEWVALTGANGCGKSSLIRSFNGLNTPSGGSLSVAGLDLRLPENRTAVKQHVQLVFQNPEAQTVGSTPFEDIAFGLENRGLERKRMIARIHEILQQVGLSHKAEAEVSTLSGGERQRLAVGCCLALEADMIIFDEATSMLDPEGRSDILELAQGLWQAGTTILWVTQRMEELAASPRIAVLGEGQLLYDGSPRSLFYTSELPETLGWLPSPAVRVGKLLLKQGWPLHLLPLTGQDLEELL, encoded by the coding sequence ATGATCAGGGCGCATAATATAAGCTTGTCTGTGCGGGAGGGGCAGCATCGCCGTACGGTACTGCAAGGGATTAACATTCATATAGAGCCCGGGGAATGGGTAGCACTCACAGGGGCCAACGGCTGCGGCAAATCCTCGCTCATCCGCTCCTTCAACGGACTGAATACCCCCTCGGGCGGCAGTCTGTCCGTGGCCGGACTGGACCTGCGCCTGCCGGAGAACCGGACGGCTGTGAAGCAACATGTGCAGCTTGTATTTCAGAATCCCGAAGCACAGACGGTGGGCTCCACCCCCTTCGAGGATATCGCCTTCGGGCTGGAGAACCGGGGACTGGAACGAAAGCGGATGATTGCACGAATCCATGAGATTCTACAGCAGGTAGGGCTAAGCCATAAAGCAGAAGCAGAGGTATCCACGCTGTCCGGCGGAGAACGCCAGCGCCTGGCGGTAGGCTGCTGCCTGGCACTGGAAGCCGATATGATCATTTTCGATGAGGCCACCTCGATGCTGGACCCTGAGGGAAGATCAGATATTCTGGAGCTGGCCCAGGGGCTATGGCAGGCGGGGACTACCATCCTCTGGGTCACCCAGCGGATGGAGGAGCTAGCCGCAAGCCCGCGCATCGCGGTGCTGGGCGAGGGACAATTGCTCTATGACGGCAGCCCGCGCAGCCTGTTCTATACCTCGGAGCTGCCGGAGACACTCGGCTGGCTTCCTTCTCCGGCTGTCCGGGTCGGGAAGCTGCTGCTGAAGCAGGGCTGGCCGCTTCATCTGCTGCCGCTGACCGGGCAGGATCTGGAGGAGCTGCTATGA
- a CDS encoding DoxX family protein, which yields MVSVGLLLMRLVIGVAFIGHGAQKLFGWFGGYGPKGTGGWMESIGIKPGVRMAVLAGLMELAGGLLFTLGLLTPVAAVLIAATMLGAIVKVHAPNGFWSTANGIEFPLTVLVVAVGIALTGAGSISLDAIFFN from the coding sequence ATGGTTAGTGTAGGTTTATTGTTGATGAGATTGGTAATTGGTGTAGCATTCATCGGGCATGGTGCACAGAAGCTGTTCGGCTGGTTCGGCGGATATGGGCCTAAGGGAACAGGCGGCTGGATGGAGTCGATTGGCATTAAGCCCGGCGTGCGTATGGCGGTGCTGGCAGGTCTGATGGAGCTGGCCGGAGGCTTGCTGTTCACTCTGGGTCTGCTGACTCCGGTGGCTGCGGTACTGATTGCGGCAACGATGCTCGGTGCTATTGTGAAGGTGCATGCTCCTAACGGATTCTGGTCCACGGCGAACGGGATTGAGTTTCCATTGACGGTACTGGTAGTCGCTGTAGGTATAGCGCTGACAGGCGCGGGTTCGATTTCGCTGGACGCAATATTCTTCAACTAA
- the mprF gene encoding bifunctional lysylphosphatidylglycerol flippase/synthetase MprF, translating to MHTVIKNKLERFKIVRLLISIYRIKAVRALFPLLIIGLVYLEGQHELKQIHMGKIIRDLKSVPVPSIMQMLGISLLSVAVMSTYDYLIGRHFLLQIGWLRTFRYAWIANTFNNMIGFAGLAGAGLRTLLYKRSSVPASLLAPAIVFLSPLMITGLSLLGWGTITGLLPADRLLEAHRWLGFAVWGIALYLPFFVLLQRSALFAKWVNRGEGRTAWLTVVASVGASFLEWVFAGLTFWFIAGEMLGSAPFLTIFSIYVVAAIAGILSMAPGGIGAFDLIALLGLTQLGIKSDHAMAVLVIYRLFYYIIPWLLGLVLAALEFGLPGTKGVERSGDRVDAPLTVWQKIWGWPGQYTFLSDLGVWALGKLVLASGLLLLLSAATPELLYRLKVTEELLSLPVMQISHHLSVLIGFMLILLSRGISLRVRRAYVWTSLLLFGGAVFAFTKGFDYEEALFLLVVALILWISRSRFYRISVPFSAKSTLWWLLLTSAVALTYYGLASYTHHGFLKHLPPGIQPEWLRQHSNVAVTAAGGLIFSWLLLTMLVALRPQHKADTLLADKDMARLERFLSEGWGNALSHMLFLGDKSFYWAQEGRVLFAFARVRDKLVVLGDPLGPMNLLNNGISEFRQAADLYGLSVVFYQATPAHLPLYHEQGYRFFKLGEEALVPLADFSISGSRNASLRNVKGRFEREGYRFEITEAQHSKELLQELRLLSEEWLAGRMEKGYSLGWFSEPYLQLAPLALLRGPEGHLLAFASMAPGYDGQKTVSVDLMRHHKDTPNGTMDYLFLCLLEWAKARGYSSFNLGSAPLSNVGGRFGALREEKLARLVFERGGHWYGFSGLRRYKEKFNPVWEPRYLAYPAAVTLPLLTLDLVRLVSRHPEEERVE from the coding sequence ATGCATACTGTAATCAAAAATAAATTGGAACGCTTCAAAATCGTACGGCTGCTGATATCCATTTACCGGATTAAGGCGGTGCGGGCGCTTTTTCCGCTGCTGATTATCGGGCTGGTCTATCTGGAGGGGCAGCATGAGCTGAAGCAGATTCACATGGGTAAAATCATCCGTGATCTGAAATCCGTTCCCGTGCCCTCTATTATGCAGATGCTGGGAATATCGCTGCTGTCAGTGGCAGTTATGAGTACTTATGATTACTTGATCGGGCGGCATTTCCTCCTGCAGATCGGCTGGCTGCGGACCTTCCGTTATGCCTGGATTGCCAATACGTTCAATAATATGATCGGATTCGCCGGTCTGGCTGGCGCGGGCCTTAGAACGCTGCTCTATAAGCGGAGCAGTGTGCCTGCGTCCTTGCTCGCGCCGGCCATTGTGTTCCTGTCACCGCTGATGATTACGGGGCTGTCGCTGCTCGGGTGGGGGACGATTACCGGGCTTCTGCCGGCGGACCGGTTGCTGGAGGCGCATCGCTGGCTGGGTTTTGCAGTCTGGGGGATAGCACTGTATCTGCCGTTCTTTGTACTCCTCCAGCGCTCTGCGCTCTTCGCCAAATGGGTCAACCGGGGTGAGGGGAGAACCGCCTGGCTTACTGTGGTTGCTTCTGTAGGTGCCTCCTTCCTGGAGTGGGTGTTCGCCGGGCTGACCTTCTGGTTCATTGCCGGTGAGATGCTCGGAAGCGCTCCGTTTCTCACCATCTTCAGTATCTATGTTGTGGCTGCGATAGCGGGAATTCTAAGTATGGCTCCCGGCGGCATCGGCGCGTTCGATCTGATTGCACTGCTCGGACTTACCCAGCTTGGCATCAAGAGCGACCATGCCATGGCAGTCTTGGTCATCTATAGATTATTCTATTACATTATCCCTTGGCTGCTCGGGCTGGTGCTGGCTGCGCTGGAGTTCGGGCTGCCCGGTACGAAGGGCGTTGAGCGCAGCGGCGATAGAGTGGATGCACCTCTGACGGTATGGCAGAAAATATGGGGCTGGCCCGGCCAATATACCTTCCTCAGCGATCTGGGTGTATGGGCACTCGGCAAGCTGGTCCTGGCCAGCGGTCTGCTTCTTCTGTTGTCCGCAGCTACGCCTGAGCTGCTCTACCGGCTGAAGGTGACAGAGGAGCTGTTGTCGCTGCCCGTGATGCAGATCTCGCACCATCTGTCCGTGCTGATCGGCTTTATGCTGATTCTGCTGTCTCGGGGGATCTCCCTGCGTGTCCGAAGGGCTTACGTCTGGACAAGCCTGCTGCTTTTTGGCGGGGCGGTCTTTGCATTTACGAAGGGGTTCGATTACGAGGAGGCCTTGTTCCTGCTGGTGGTGGCGCTGATTCTCTGGATCTCACGAAGCCGGTTCTACCGGATCAGCGTTCCTTTTAGCGCTAAAAGCACTTTATGGTGGCTGCTCCTGACTTCGGCTGTAGCCCTCACCTATTACGGTCTGGCGAGTTATACCCATCACGGTTTCCTGAAGCATCTCCCGCCCGGCATCCAGCCGGAATGGCTGCGGCAGCACAGTAATGTGGCCGTTACGGCGGCCGGCGGACTGATCTTCTCCTGGCTGCTGCTGACGATGCTTGTAGCCCTCAGGCCGCAGCACAAGGCAGATACGCTTCTCGCGGATAAGGATATGGCGCGGCTGGAGCGCTTCCTCTCAGAAGGCTGGGGCAATGCCTTAAGCCACATGCTGTTCCTTGGCGACAAAAGCTTCTATTGGGCCCAGGAAGGCCGGGTGCTATTCGCCTTCGCCAGAGTCCGGGACAAGCTGGTGGTGCTGGGTGACCCGCTGGGGCCGATGAATCTGCTTAACAACGGAATCAGTGAGTTCAGGCAGGCTGCAGACTTATATGGCCTATCTGTAGTCTTCTATCAGGCGACCCCGGCGCATCTTCCGCTCTATCATGAGCAGGGCTACCGGTTCTTCAAGCTGGGGGAAGAGGCGCTGGTTCCGCTTGCGGACTTCAGCATTAGCGGTTCGCGGAACGCCAGCCTGCGTAATGTGAAGGGGCGGTTCGAGCGCGAGGGCTACCGTTTCGAGATTACAGAGGCACAGCACTCGAAGGAGCTGCTGCAGGAGCTTCGCCTGTTGTCAGAGGAATGGCTGGCCGGGCGAATGGAAAAAGGCTACTCACTGGGCTGGTTCAGCGAGCCATACCTCCAGCTCGCACCGCTGGCGCTGCTGCGCGGACCAGAGGGCCATCTGCTGGCTTTTGCCTCCATGGCTCCTGGCTATGACGGGCAGAAGACGGTCTCGGTGGATCTGATGCGCCATCACAAGGATACCCCGAACGGGACTATGGATTACCTGTTCCTGTGTCTGCTGGAATGGGCGAAAGCCCGCGGATACAGTAGCTTTAACCTCGGGTCGGCCCCGCTGTCTAATGTCGGGGGCCGCTTTGGAGCGCTGCGGGAGGAGAAGCTTGCCCGGCTTGTTTTTGAACGCGGCGGCCACTGGTACGGCTTCTCCGGTCTGCGCCGGTATAAGGAGAAGTTCAACCCGGTATGGGAGCCGCGCTATCTGGCCTATCCCGCTGCTGTGACTCTCCCTCTGTTGACCCTGGATCTGGTGAGGCTGGTCTCCAGACATCCGGAGGAGGAGCGAGTTGAATAG
- a CDS encoding DMT family transporter: MSRKDFATLLLLAFAWGASFLFMRIASPELGPVFTTELRVTIAGAALLLYALLTRRRLGLLKHWKSFLLLGAINAALPFTLICMAELHLSASLAAILNATTPMFAALAAWGTRKEKPGAAKSVGLIIGLVGVGVLVGWSPLPLTSTVLLSVGYSLGAALCYAFGGLYASRVGSGLSPLALAAGQQLGASVVLLPLAVLFAPDHLPSSAAVYSVLGLSLICTSVAYLLYFRLIASVGPVKTVSVTFLVPVFGLLWGVIFLQEQVYVNTIAGLVIILLSVMLVNRRARQE; this comes from the coding sequence GTGAGCCGCAAGGACTTTGCTACCCTGCTGCTGCTTGCTTTTGCCTGGGGGGCTTCCTTCCTGTTCATGCGGATTGCCTCGCCGGAGCTTGGTCCGGTCTTCACGACAGAGCTGCGCGTTACGATTGCCGGAGCTGCTCTGCTGCTCTATGCGCTGTTGACCCGGCGCAGGCTGGGCCTCCTGAAGCACTGGAAGTCTTTCCTGCTGCTCGGTGCGATTAATGCGGCGCTTCCGTTCACGCTGATCTGTATGGCTGAGCTGCATCTGAGCGCCTCACTGGCAGCGATTCTGAATGCTACAACCCCGATGTTCGCGGCACTGGCGGCGTGGGGAACCCGGAAGGAGAAGCCGGGGGCGGCCAAATCAGTAGGGCTGATTATAGGCCTGGTGGGTGTGGGTGTGCTGGTCGGATGGAGCCCGCTCCCGCTGACCAGTACGGTTCTTTTATCCGTAGGTTACTCTCTTGGGGCCGCGCTTTGCTATGCGTTCGGAGGATTGTACGCATCACGCGTAGGCTCCGGTCTCTCTCCGCTGGCGCTTGCTGCGGGACAACAGCTGGGCGCAAGTGTGGTGCTGCTGCCGCTGGCGGTGCTTTTTGCCCCGGATCATCTCCCTTCTTCCGCCGCTGTATATTCTGTCCTCGGCCTGTCGCTGATCTGCACCTCGGTGGCGTATCTGCTGTACTTCCGGCTGATTGCCAGTGTCGGACCGGTCAAGACCGTCAGCGTTACTTTCCTCGTACCTGTATTTGGCCTGTTGTGGGGCGTAATCTTCCTGCAGGAGCAGGTGTATGTTAACACCATCGCCGGGCTGGTCATCATCCTGCTGAGCGTTATGCTGGTGAACCGGAGGGCGCGCCAGGAGTAG
- a CDS encoding FlxA-like family protein has translation MNVSSVAASASVSYTSSSASDTAALEKQKAKLEAELEKVNASKDNEQAKETQTKQLEQQIKQIEAQIAQKSQAAGSSASAHSAAASPDKPSGNNNKLTAASVQAIANATTDSSGRFDIRV, from the coding sequence ATGAATGTCTCATCCGTAGCCGCTTCAGCATCCGTATCTTATACCTCCTCCAGCGCCAGCGATACCGCTGCACTTGAGAAGCAGAAGGCGAAGCTGGAGGCTGAGCTTGAGAAAGTAAACGCAAGTAAGGACAACGAGCAAGCCAAAGAAACACAAACCAAGCAGCTAGAACAGCAGATCAAGCAGATCGAAGCACAAATTGCCCAGAAGTCACAGGCTGCGGGCAGCTCTGCTTCTGCCCACAGCGCTGCTGCGTCTCCGGACAAGCCTTCCGGTAACAATAATAAGCTGACAGCAGCATCCGTTCAGGCGATTGCTAACGCGACCACTGACAGTTCAGGTAGATTCGACATTAGAGTATAG
- a CDS encoding ring-cleaving dioxygenase: protein MTMHTAGIHHVTAFVGDAQRNADFYAGILGLRLVKKTINFDAPEVYHLYFGNEQGAPGTIITFFPWAHGRKGRIGGGQVGVTTYAVPAGSFGFWEQRLAAYQIPVTNVTRIGESYLSFADYDGLRIELVEREEGALSTWSFGGVPVEHAVKGFGGAVLYSTAPDRTADTLSRTLGMERIAEGDGYFRYRATGDIGNIIDLKATPVPQGGGGTGTVHHIAWRAADDSEQLEWGRRVQSHGYQPTPVQDRQYFNAIYFREEGGILFEIATDPPGFARDEAPEALGQKLMLPGWFEPQRAAIEDNLSPFEIRELEVKPV, encoded by the coding sequence ATGACTATGCATACTGCAGGGATTCACCATGTTACCGCTTTTGTTGGAGACGCACAGCGTAATGCTGATTTCTATGCCGGAATTCTGGGCCTGCGGCTCGTCAAAAAAACCATCAATTTCGACGCCCCCGAGGTCTACCACCTCTACTTCGGCAATGAGCAGGGTGCACCGGGTACAATCATCACCTTCTTCCCATGGGCTCATGGCCGTAAAGGCAGAATCGGCGGCGGCCAGGTCGGTGTGACCACTTATGCTGTACCGGCCGGCTCTTTCGGATTCTGGGAGCAGCGGCTGGCCGCTTACCAGATTCCTGTGACTAACGTTACCCGGATCGGCGAGTCGTATCTCTCCTTCGCGGATTATGACGGGCTGCGGATTGAGCTGGTGGAGCGTGAAGAGGGTGCGCTGAGCACCTGGTCGTTCGGCGGCGTTCCGGTAGAGCATGCGGTCAAAGGCTTCGGAGGTGCTGTCCTCTACAGCACAGCCCCGGACCGCACAGCTGATACACTCTCCCGCACACTGGGGATGGAACGTATTGCTGAAGGGGACGGTTATTTCCGGTATAGAGCGACTGGAGACATCGGCAATATTATTGATCTGAAGGCGACTCCGGTTCCGCAGGGCGGCGGCGGGACAGGTACGGTTCACCATATTGCGTGGCGGGCCGCAGATGACAGCGAGCAGCTGGAGTGGGGCCGCCGGGTTCAGAGTCACGGCTACCAGCCGACTCCGGTGCAGGACCGCCAGTACTTCAATGCCATCTACTTCCGGGAAGAAGGCGGAATTCTGTTCGAGATTGCAACCGATCCTCCAGGCTTCGCCCGTGATGAAGCACCTGAGGCGCTGGGGCAGAAGCTGATGCTTCCGGGGTGGTTTGAGCCGCAGCGTGCGGCAATTGAAGACAATTTAAGCCCGTTTGAAATCCGTGAACTGGAGGTGAAGCCGGTATGA
- a CDS encoding alpha/beta hydrolase: MIHVFEQGTDVTQPTLVLFHGTGGNERDLLPLAELLAPGASVLGIRGNVLENGMPRFFRRLAEGIFDEEDLIFRTHEVKQFLEESAAKYGFDAGNLVAVGYSNGANIAGSLIFHYGALFRAAVLLHPMVPLRGLAIPSLQGVPVFIGAGTNDPIIRSEETRELEALLSGAGAEVTSHWGNQGHRLSAAEAEAARDWLAALKGSMN; this comes from the coding sequence ATGATTCATGTATTTGAGCAAGGTACAGACGTAACACAGCCAACGTTGGTTTTATTCCATGGTACAGGCGGCAATGAACGTGATTTGCTGCCGCTGGCCGAGCTGCTGGCACCTGGAGCATCTGTGCTCGGTATTCGCGGTAACGTGCTGGAGAATGGCATGCCCCGCTTTTTCCGGCGGCTGGCGGAGGGGATTTTCGATGAGGAGGATTTGATCTTCCGCACCCATGAGGTGAAGCAGTTCCTGGAGGAATCGGCTGCCAAATATGGCTTCGATGCCGGTAATCTGGTCGCTGTCGGCTATTCCAACGGTGCGAACATCGCGGGCAGCCTGATCTTCCATTACGGAGCCCTCTTCCGGGCCGCAGTGCTGCTGCACCCGATGGTTCCGCTGCGCGGCCTGGCGATTCCTTCGCTGCAGGGGGTTCCGGTCTTTATCGGGGCAGGGACCAATGATCCGATTATCCGCTCCGAGGAGACCCGGGAGCTGGAAGCTCTGTTAAGCGGCGCCGGGGCAGAGGTTACCTCGCACTGGGGCAATCAGGGGCACCGCCTGAGCGCCGCCGAGGCGGAGGCAGCAAGAGATTGGCTGGCCGCTCTGAAGGGTTCAATGAATTAA
- a CDS encoding MarR family transcriptional regulator, with amino-acid sequence MSSKNKTAGTEADTTQEQEQAASLKLFVVLSKAYKSLMDQAVKDMKSHGLASAEFMVLEVLYHRNRIPLQQIGEKILVTSGSITYNIDKLEKRGLLKRVPCEDDRRVTYAEITEAGRELFDNIFPQHIHSIHNLMGGLDSEEKAQATLLLKKLGKGV; translated from the coding sequence ATGAGCAGCAAAAACAAGACAGCAGGAACAGAAGCAGACACTACTCAGGAACAGGAGCAGGCAGCGTCGCTGAAGTTGTTCGTCGTTCTGTCGAAGGCGTATAAGAGCCTGATGGATCAGGCGGTGAAGGATATGAAGAGTCACGGGCTGGCATCGGCGGAGTTCATGGTGCTGGAGGTGCTGTATCATAGAAATCGGATTCCACTTCAGCAGATTGGTGAGAAGATTCTGGTCACCAGCGGCAGCATTACCTACAATATCGACAAGCTGGAGAAGCGGGGACTGCTGAAGCGCGTTCCTTGCGAGGATGACCGCCGGGTTACGTATGCCGAGATTACAGAGGCGGGGCGTGAGCTGTTCGACAATATTTTTCCGCAGCATATTCATTCTATTCATAACCTGATGGGCGGACTGGACAGCGAAGAGAAGGCTCAGGCGACACTGCTGCTGAAGAAGCTGGGCAAGGGCGTATAG
- a CDS encoding biotin transporter BioY — MKKWTTRGLIFSALFAAVMIALSYLKISLPFSTVPITMQTLAVMLAGSILGARYGALAVLIVIGLAAAGFQVMGGSGGLAVLVGPTAGYIFSWPFVAWLIGFFAERIKQDKYTFAKLLAVNFIFGALLVYPGGVGWLAYSTGMDSLGKALTAGMWPFLPGDLLKAVLCSAVVTAVWKVYPIERILNNDTGVWADGDNTTTSR; from the coding sequence ATGAAGAAATGGACAACCCGCGGCCTGATATTCAGCGCTTTATTTGCCGCTGTCATGATAGCTCTGAGTTATTTAAAAATCTCGCTGCCCTTCTCCACGGTACCCATCACCATGCAGACCCTCGCGGTAATGCTGGCTGGTTCTATCCTTGGGGCCCGTTACGGGGCACTTGCTGTACTGATCGTAATCGGACTCGCTGCTGCCGGATTCCAGGTGATGGGCGGAAGCGGAGGATTAGCGGTCCTGGTTGGCCCTACCGCCGGATATATCTTCTCCTGGCCGTTCGTGGCCTGGCTGATTGGCTTTTTCGCCGAACGCATCAAGCAGGACAAATACACCTTCGCGAAGCTGCTGGCCGTTAACTTTATCTTCGGGGCACTGTTAGTTTATCCGGGCGGTGTGGGATGGCTTGCCTATTCTACAGGCATGGATTCACTCGGCAAGGCACTGACGGCTGGCATGTGGCCGTTTCTTCCGGGCGACCTGCTCAAAGCAGTCCTGTGTTCGGCTGTAGTAACCGCAGTATGGAAGGTATATCCGATCGAACGTATTCTGAACAATGACACAGGCGTCTGGGCTGACGGGGATAACACAACCACAAGCCGCTAA
- a CDS encoding multidrug effflux MFS transporter, which translates to MKQNSVTSLAESGPSRSQRLQLAVILGAIATIGPLSIDMYLPALPALGLYFDTSPAMIQLTLTFFLLGLASGQLVAGPLSDVHGRRIPLLFGMIIYTVSSLLCAFSPSIGLLIVLRFIQGLAGSVGVVISRAAVRDMYSGSELTKFFSLLMIVNGLGPIAAPVIGGQLLRVTDWKGVFIVLFVCGLLFAAVILLRLPETLPKERRIRSGLAGTLRTFRTLLGNAGFMGYALSQGFVMAGMFAYISGSSFVLQTIYGVSPQMYSLIFAVNGFGIILTGQIAGRMSARVGERKLLICGLLLSTSGGVMLLITLLAGGGLLPILICLFAVVASVGLVGTTSFSLAMQDQGETAGSASALLGLLPLLLGSCAAPLVGLGGSGSALPMALVIAGAGLLSVLSYLLLCRREVKP; encoded by the coding sequence ATGAAGCAAAACTCGGTGACAAGCCTGGCCGAAAGCGGGCCGTCCAGAAGCCAGCGGCTGCAGCTTGCCGTGATTCTGGGAGCCATCGCTACCATTGGCCCGCTGTCGATTGATATGTATCTGCCTGCGCTGCCTGCTCTTGGCCTCTATTTCGATACCAGTCCCGCCATGATACAGCTTACTCTGACCTTCTTCCTGCTGGGGCTGGCTTCGGGCCAGCTTGTAGCCGGACCGCTCAGTGATGTGCACGGGCGCCGGATTCCTCTGTTGTTCGGGATGATTATCTATACGGTGTCTTCGCTCCTCTGCGCGTTCAGCCCGTCCATCGGACTGCTGATTGTGCTGCGCTTCATTCAAGGCCTGGCCGGATCGGTAGGGGTGGTGATCTCCCGCGCGGCGGTCCGCGATATGTACAGCGGCTCGGAATTAACCAAGTTCTTCTCGCTGCTGATGATTGTCAACGGACTGGGCCCGATTGCAGCGCCGGTCATCGGGGGACAGCTGCTGAGAGTGACGGACTGGAAGGGCGTATTTATCGTCTTGTTCGTATGCGGGCTGCTCTTCGCGGCGGTCATCCTGCTGCGGCTGCCGGAGACTCTGCCTAAGGAACGGCGTATACGCAGCGGACTGGCAGGAACCCTGCGTACCTTCCGCACTCTGCTAGGCAATGCCGGCTTCATGGGCTATGCGCTCTCCCAGGGCTTTGTTATGGCAGGCATGTTCGCGTATATCTCGGGATCATCCTTTGTGCTGCAGACGATTTACGGGGTATCCCCGCAAATGTACAGCCTGATCTTCGCCGTGAACGGCTTCGGTATTATTCTGACCGGGCAGATTGCCGGGCGGATGTCGGCCAGAGTGGGTGAGCGTAAGCTGCTGATCTGCGGCCTTCTCCTTAGTACCTCCGGCGGTGTAATGCTGCTGATTACCCTCCTCGCCGGAGGCGGGCTGCTGCCAATCCTAATCTGTCTGTTCGCTGTGGTTGCAAGTGTAGGTCTGGTGGGTACGACCAGCTTCTCGCTGGCGATGCAGGATCAGGGGGAGACAGCAGGCAGCGCCTCTGCGCTTCTGGGTCTGCTTCCCTTGCTGCTGGGGAGCTGCGCGGCTCCGCTGGTCGGACTCGGCGGCAGCGGATCGGCTCTTCCAATGGCGCTGGTCATCGCGGGAGCGGGTCTCCTGTCGGTTCTGTCCTATCTGCTGCTGTGCCGAAGAGAGGTCAAGCCGTGA
- a CDS encoding ATP-binding cassette domain-containing protein — translation MRIHTEQLSFCYEGSRPAVHEISLDIPTGTLTVLCGVNGSGKSTLLRLLAGLAQPSSGQILYDHGKKTDSKTAEAVSMVFQQPETQLFAVTVHKDIEYGLMERGVSKEKRPEIIASALAKTGLAYDEFAGRSPFLLSGGEKRRVCIAGALAVEPGLLILDEPTAGLDPQAAQALLEMVQQLRSSGLTLIIGTHDLDSFLPVADKVIVMKQGAIHYDGPAPALTADPGLLADAGLTPPVYASMGRRAVQHGLLGAVPDSLEELLAGLEKHPLPIPQADSRHADSGDSARSGASTSGSPSREQDPPRRSGWQGLDPRAKWLGMILGSLVLLGMNTLLPLLLTTGLLTGLAASARISWRRAFRFFRPFLLMFLFLWLLSGLSWSSPDLVLGPLSFSYAGLERGGISVLRFLLLIALGFLFTETTTGAPLREGLEWGIAPLRTLGIRTRNWSLAVSVTLQFVPWILSKLAQLQLALGSRGRRARGMARWSPRQIALIIVPLLILVLGMGDELATAVESRGYDPAKQRTPVYQLRWSRRDTLAAIGILAVAATLWWVARIS, via the coding sequence ATGAGAATTCATACAGAGCAGCTCTCCTTTTGCTATGAAGGCAGCAGGCCAGCGGTTCATGAGATCTCTCTTGATATCCCTACAGGTACGCTGACCGTCCTCTGCGGAGTGAACGGGAGCGGTAAATCTACGCTGCTCCGTCTGCTCGCGGGTCTTGCACAGCCTTCCTCCGGGCAGATACTCTACGATCACGGGAAGAAGACGGACTCCAAGACCGCCGAAGCAGTATCCATGGTGTTCCAGCAGCCGGAGACGCAGCTGTTCGCGGTTACGGTACATAAAGATATCGAATACGGCCTAATGGAGCGCGGGGTGTCCAAGGAGAAGCGTCCAGAGATCATCGCCAGCGCCCTGGCGAAGACCGGGCTGGCTTACGATGAATTCGCCGGGCGCTCACCCTTTCTGCTTAGTGGAGGTGAGAAGCGGCGCGTATGTATTGCGGGAGCCCTGGCCGTAGAACCCGGACTCCTGATTCTGGATGAGCCGACCGCAGGGCTGGACCCGCAGGCAGCGCAAGCACTGCTCGAAATGGTGCAGCAGCTGCGCAGCAGCGGCCTGACCCTGATCATCGGCACCCATGATCTGGACAGCTTCCTGCCGGTTGCAGACAAGGTCATCGTGATGAAGCAGGGCGCTATTCATTATGACGGTCCTGCTCCGGCATTGACTGCCGACCCCGGCCTGCTGGCAGACGCCGGACTCACGCCCCCCGTCTATGCTTCCATGGGACGCAGAGCAGTGCAGCATGGCCTGCTGGGAGCAGTCCCGGACAGTCTGGAGGAGCTGCTGGCAGGGCTGGAAAAGCACCCGCTGCCTATCCCGCAAGCAGACAGCAGGCACGCAGACTCTGGCGACTCTGCACGCAGTGGCGCTTCAACATCCGGCAGCCCAAGTCGCGAACAGGACCCTCCACGCAGATCTGGCTGGCAAGGCCTTGATCCCCGGGCCAAATGGCTGGGGATGATTCTCGGCTCGCTGGTCCTGTTAGGGATGAACACTCTGCTTCCGCTGCTGCTTACCACCGGGCTGCTGACCGGGCTCGCGGCATCGGCTCGCATCTCCTGGCGCCGGGCCTTCCGCTTCTTCCGCCCGTTCCTGCTGATGTTCCTGTTCCTCTGGCTGCTGTCCGGCCTTAGCTGGAGCTCTCCCGACCTCGTACTCGGGCCGCTCAGCTTCAGCTATGCAGGACTGGAGCGCGGGGGAATTAGCGTGCTGCGCTTCCTGCTGCTGATTGCCCTGGGCTTCCTGTTCACCGAGACGACCACCGGAGCCCCCTTGCGCGAGGGTCTGGAATGGGGCATCGCTCCACTGCGGACCCTGGGCATCCGCACCCGTAACTGGTCGCTTGCCGTATCCGTGACCCTGCAGTTCGTGCCGTGGATTCTCAGCAAGCTGGCCCAGCTGCAGCTGGCGCTGGGCTCACGCGGAAGACGCGCCCGCGGAATGGCCCGCTGGTCCCCGAGGCAGATCGCCCTAATCATCGTGCCTCTGCTGATTCTTGTCCTGGGTATGGGCGATGAGCTGGCGACAGCCGTAGAATCAAGGGGGTATGATCCCGCCAAGCAGCGGACCCCTGTCTATCAGCTCCGCTGGAGCAGGCGTGATACACTGGCAGCGATAGGTATCCTGGCTGTTGCAGCTACACTGTGGTGGGTAGCCCGGATTAGCTGA